The following proteins come from a genomic window of Sulfoacidibacillus ferrooxidans:
- a CDS encoding TlpA family protein disulfide reductase: MNHQVWKWTAGSLAIMGLLSGCGTQQAAHTTPVSTTEKTISAPVTKSPLATMDFVNGFMKPYDVKPLFAHQIVNASGQTIQMPTTKPLLFFAWWCPHCHAALKNLQQLGDLKDVELVSVYLDANGKTVTTLAQAKALTASGLHEAGISVPASAIDYVMPTSPINNIIQGVPMIVGKVDHTWVAMDGEPTHPMHIWADVIHRVRG; the protein is encoded by the coding sequence TTGAATCATCAAGTGTGGAAATGGACTGCAGGAAGTCTAGCGATCATGGGTCTTTTAAGTGGATGCGGTACACAACAGGCCGCTCATACGACACCTGTTTCGACGACAGAGAAAACGATCTCAGCGCCCGTCACGAAGTCGCCTCTTGCAACGATGGACTTCGTGAATGGTTTCATGAAGCCCTATGATGTGAAACCGTTGTTTGCCCATCAGATCGTCAATGCAAGTGGCCAAACGATTCAGATGCCTACAACGAAACCTCTGTTATTTTTTGCTTGGTGGTGTCCGCATTGTCATGCAGCGCTTAAAAACCTACAACAACTAGGTGATCTCAAGGATGTGGAACTTGTCAGCGTGTATCTCGATGCGAATGGAAAAACGGTCACCACGCTTGCCCAAGCGAAAGCACTCACGGCATCCGGCTTGCATGAGGCAGGTATTTCCGTTCCTGCAAGTGCCATCGATTATGTCATGCCAACGAGTCCGATCAACAACATCATTCAAGGCGTACCGATGATCGTAGGGAAGGTTGATCATACGTGGGTAGCGATGGATGGTGAACCGACCCATCCGATGCACATCTGGGCAGATGTTATACACAGGGTAAGGGGGTAA